In a single window of the Zea mays cultivar B73 chromosome 5, Zm-B73-REFERENCE-NAM-5.0, whole genome shotgun sequence genome:
- the LOC109939631 gene encoding clathrin heavy chain 1-like produces the protein MKDLLLVNLRGNLQIVVQATKEYSEQLGVDACIKLFEQFKSYEDLYFFLGSYLSSSEDPDIHFKYIEAAARTGQIKEVERVTRESNFYDAEKIMNFLMEAKLPNARPLINVCDRFGFVPDLTHYLYTNNMLRYIEGYVQKVNPGNAPLVVGQLLDDECPKYFIKGLILFVRSLLPVEPLVDECEKRFVFHIPPVYLFTWAVPPPPPYQELLVSYV, from the exons ATGAAAGACCTTCTACTGGTTAATCTGAGGGGAAATCTTCAGATTGTTGTGCAG GCCACGAAAGAATACTCTGAGCAGCTAGGGGTTGATGCTTGCATCAAATTATTTGAGCAATTCAAATCTTATGAGGACCTTTACTTTTTCTTGGGATCTTATCTGAGCTCCAG CGAGGACCCAGATATCCATTTCAAGTACATAGAAGCAGCAGCAAGGACTGGACAAATCAAAGAAGTTGAACGTGTAACCAGAGAGTCAAACTTCTATGATGCTGAGAAGATAATGAACTTTTTGATGGAAGCAAAACTACCTAATGCCCGTCCACTGATTAATGTTTGTGATCGCTTTGGTTTTGTGCCAGATCTCACTCACTATCTGTACACAAACAACATGCTTCGATATATCGAAGGCTATGTTCAGAAG GTGAATCCCGGGAATGCTCCATTGGTAGTGGGGCAATTACTTGATGATGAATGCCCTAAATATTTTATCAAGGGTTTGATCCTATTTGTTCGTTCTCTCCTCCCTGttgagcctttggttgatgaaTGTGAGAAGAGGTTTGTTTTTCATATCCCTCCAGTTTACTTATTCACATGGGCCGTTCCCCCTCCTCCCCCCTACCAAGAATTGTTGGTCTCATACGTTTGA
- the LOC118471986 gene encoding clathrin heavy chain 1 encodes MFAHSILGALVSEGSQDVHVHNALSKIIIDNNNNPEHFLTTNPFYDSRVVGKYCEKRDPTLAVVAYRRGQCDDELINVTNKNSLFKLQARYVVERMDGDLWDKVLQPENEYRRQLIDQVVSTALPESKSPEQVSAAVKAFMTADLPHELIELLEKIILQNSAFSGNFNLQNLLILTAKAQLREGLVSEAIESFIRVDDAAHFLDVIRAAEEANVYNDLVKYLDQLTCYDC; translated from the exons ATGTTTGCTCACTCAATTCTTGGAGCACTTGTGAGTGAAGGTAGCCAAGATGTGCATGTCCATAATGCTCTTAGTAAAATCATCATTGACAACAACAACAATCCTGAGCATTTCCTTACTACCAACCCATTTTACGACTCTCGTGTTGTGGGTAAATATTGTGAAAAGCGGGATCCTACACTTGCTGTTGTTGCTTACAGACGTGGGCAGTGTGACGATGAACTTATTAACGTCACTAACAAGAATTCGTTATTCAAGCTGCAAGCTAG GTATGTGGTTGAGAGAATGGATGGTGATCTATGGGATAAAGTTCTTCAGCCCGAGAATGAATATAGAAGGCAACTCATTGACCAAGTGGTTTCGACTGCATTACCTGAGAGCAAGAGCCCCGAGCAAGTGTCTGCTGCTGTTAAGGCTTTCATGACTGCTGACCTGCCACATGAACTGATTGAGCTTCTTGAAAAGATTATTCTTCAGAATTCTGCTTTCAGTGGAAATTTCAATCTGCAGAACCTGCTCATCTTGACTGCCAAAGCCCAGTTACGTGAAGGTCTGGTCAGTGAAGCAATTGAGTCCTTCATTCGTGTAGATGATGCTGCACACTTCCTTGATGTTATCCGTGCAGCCGAGGAAGCTAATGTGTACAATGATTTAGTGAAGTACCTAGATCAACTCACTTGTTATGATTGTTGA